One part of the Vicia villosa cultivar HV-30 ecotype Madison, WI linkage group LG6, Vvil1.0, whole genome shotgun sequence genome encodes these proteins:
- the LOC131608835 gene encoding casparian strip membrane protein 3: MMNSTYVEQKSSTQKGSIKRGVSIIDFILRLIAIGATLGSAIAMGTTNESLPFFTQFIRFRAKYDDLPTLRFFVAASAIASGYLMLSLPLSILHIIRSSARMTRVILIILDTIMLASLTAGSSAAASIVYLAHKGNAKANWFAFCQQYNSFCDRISGSMIGSFIAIPLFIILILLSALVLSRR; encoded by the exons ATGATGAACTCAACTTATGTTGAACAAAAATCATCCACACAAAAGGGAAGCATTAAGAGAGGAGTTTCTATAATTGATTTCATTTTAAGGTTGATTGCAATTGGAGCCACTTTAGGAAGTGCAATTGCAATGGGAACTACTAATGAGTCACTTCCCTTTTTCACTCAGTTCATTAGGTTTAGGGCCAAGTATGATGATCTTCCAACCCTGAG GTTTTTTGTAGCTGCTAGTGCTATTGCTAGTGGCTACTTGATGCTTTCTCTACCTTTGTCCATCTTGCATATCATAAGGAGCAGTGCAAGAATGACTAGGGTCATATTGATTATTTTGGACACG ATAATGCTAGCTTCATTGACAGCTGGATCTTCAGCAGCAGCATCTATTGTTTATTTAGCACACAAAGGAAATGCCAAAGCAAATTGGTTTGCTTTCTGTCAGCAATACAACTCTTTCTGTGACAGAATTTCTGGTTCAATGATTGGATCCTTCATTGCAATTCCTCTCTTCATAATCCTAATCCTTCTGTCAGCT